One bacterium DNA window includes the following coding sequences:
- the lepB gene encoding signal peptidase I: MSFFGKKEEPKKNNPVPGKPLKEMTFTERLVENVKSFAWALCVYYITITFVVQNFTIPTGSMEVSLLPGDFIFANKFIYGAKSPENIPFTDIKLPQFQLPAFKEPQQGDVVVFRFPHPEMMPSQNGLDYIKRCVAAPGQTLYVRNKVLFVDSEALSVKFDLPGVHFDPYERSEGQVFPRHMGSGDNFGPFRVPKKGDQIELNLTNYELVRYLSLRDGKKLEMRGGEWTVDGVKSTLYTVGQDYFFMMGDNRDNSLDSRYWGPVPRSHIAGQGMLVYWSNTDAAKQSSIPMKVLMMFNFFSVKWHRIGTIIR; this comes from the coding sequence ATGTCCTTTTTCGGAAAAAAAGAAGAGCCTAAAAAAAACAATCCGGTGCCCGGAAAACCCCTAAAAGAAATGACCTTTACTGAGCGACTTGTGGAAAATGTCAAATCGTTTGCTTGGGCGCTATGCGTTTATTATATCACGATCACTTTTGTTGTGCAAAACTTTACCATTCCAACGGGTTCGATGGAAGTGTCACTCTTGCCCGGGGATTTTATTTTTGCTAATAAATTCATTTACGGCGCCAAATCACCGGAAAATATTCCCTTCACGGATATTAAATTGCCACAGTTTCAACTTCCTGCATTTAAAGAACCGCAACAAGGTGATGTCGTAGTTTTTCGTTTCCCCCACCCTGAAATGATGCCGAGTCAGAACGGATTGGATTATATCAAGCGTTGTGTAGCGGCGCCCGGTCAAACTTTGTATGTGCGAAACAAAGTTTTGTTTGTTGATAGTGAGGCATTATCTGTAAAGTTTGACCTACCGGGTGTTCACTTTGATCCTTACGAGCGTTCCGAAGGGCAAGTTTTTCCGCGCCACATGGGTAGCGGAGATAATTTTGGCCCGTTCCGCGTTCCAAAAAAAGGTGACCAAATTGAACTGAATCTGACAAATTATGAATTGGTCCGGTATCTTTCATTACGGGACGGAAAAAAACTTGAGATGCGCGGCGGGGAATGGACTGTTGATGGCGTTAAGTCAACTCTTTATACGGTCGGTCAGGATTATTTTTTTATGATGGGTGACAATCGCGATAACAGTTTGGATAGCCGCTATTGGGGGCCGGTGCCACGTAGTCACATTGCAGGTCAAGGCATGCTGGTTTATTGGTCCAATACGGATGCCGCTAAACAATCGTCCATCCCGATGAAGGTACTTATGATGTTCAATTTTTTCTCTGTCAAATGGCATCGTATCGGAACGATTATTCGCTAA
- the coaD gene encoding pantetheine-phosphate adenylyltransferase — MRRAIYPGTFDPLTLGHLDVIARAATLFDEIIVAVANNSKKKPLFSPEERVAMITEATKDIANVRCEPSEGLIVDFAVSRQVHVLIRGLRVISDFEYELQMEHVNRRLNSQIVTMFLMPGEKYAYLNSTIVKEVAQYGGDLSSFVPAFIEQRIKEKLKVQK; from the coding sequence ATGAGACGTGCGATTTATCCGGGGACATTTGATCCTCTCACGTTGGGGCATCTTGATGTGATCGCAAGAGCAGCGACATTATTTGACGAGATTATTGTCGCGGTTGCCAATAATTCAAAAAAGAAGCCGTTGTTTTCACCGGAAGAACGCGTAGCGATGATAACTGAGGCTACAAAAGATATAGCCAATGTGCGCTGCGAGCCATCGGAAGGATTGATCGTTGACTTCGCGGTCAGTCGTCAGGTGCACGTGCTTATACGAGGGCTTCGAGTGATTTCGGATTTTGAATATGAGCTGCAAATGGAGCACGTGAACCGCCGCCTCAATTCGCAAATAGTTACGATGTTTCTTATGCCCGGCGAAAAATATGCGTATCTGAATTCGACTATTGTAAAAGAGGTCGCGCAATACGGCGGTGATTTATCAAGTTTTGTCCCGGCTTTTATAGAACAACGAATTAAAGAAAAACTGAAAGTGCAAAAGTAG